A part of Bacteroidota bacterium genomic DNA contains:
- a CDS encoding GWxTD domain-containing protein, which translates to MRYFLSFLLSGLLLAAAAPAWAQQDLVADAETAFEAEEFAEAQRLLLRATSQDDAPAEAYYLLSRVYYETPMRDLGEANTAINRARSLDPDNIDYMAAELQLMREDSWNFLSEFVNAQKRLSLAEKILRADSTNSIAHEELGTQYIRDYFVYRNALALPNLEFQRLDRSGGAERDEVVAAENSQAVTAGTPGDGPTETELAASDFSFNSAESLLLDDRFDIETLQRQGAGTLDLSVRAERAYDRAIGHLNAALDYDPRRYSIYEQLMSLYALADDYETALDDLTEMYVQFPEDTKMWLFLGMANHRVQRFDAAARCFDRAFGLMSDDEEAAFEDLTLILPPSEVAAYQADPDAFARRFWTSQNPRLLTPYNERKLEHYSRLTYADLLYRSDDLALRGWQTERGELHVRYGVPQMDIVVIGDFAEALGNFGRNTADPIWQQSLRMAEQANRFNIWDYGDFRFVFEDPLRNGEFTLYSPPADVFGDAGAGFVDRLDYVIQARETVRETPERYAYEPPGRQVELPFLVNSFRGGDGRSDVYLHYGIPLAAAPDANADVVDLTIRTGAFLVDDTYDVVHERRRTLYGLKTTQVRSFEGVTLWADTQAMEADPGEHEISIEFETAAGGASAVQRRPLSVPDYTGSDLALSDLLLAFRVEETDPGIQARTGEIVRRDLVIDPAPWAVFRTDQPIYLYFEVYNLAQEGGQARYEVEAGLAPKDTSRGIARLFKSIFGGSEQGVAVQFPVSINDSDDGQYVILDASEQEAGLYTLALRVRDTVTGETVETDRDLFLE; encoded by the coding sequence ATGCGCTACTTCCTTTCGTTCCTCTTGTCCGGGCTGCTCCTCGCAGCCGCTGCGCCGGCCTGGGCGCAGCAGGACCTCGTTGCCGATGCGGAGACCGCCTTCGAAGCCGAGGAGTTCGCCGAGGCGCAACGCCTCCTCCTGCGCGCCACCTCGCAGGACGACGCGCCTGCCGAGGCCTACTACCTCCTGTCGCGGGTCTACTACGAGACGCCCATGCGCGACCTCGGCGAGGCCAACACCGCCATCAACCGCGCGCGGAGCCTCGACCCGGACAACATCGACTACATGGCCGCCGAGCTCCAGCTCATGCGCGAGGACTCGTGGAACTTCCTCTCCGAGTTCGTCAACGCCCAGAAGCGGCTCAGCCTCGCCGAGAAGATCCTCCGCGCCGACTCGACCAACTCGATCGCCCACGAGGAACTCGGCACGCAGTACATCCGCGACTACTTCGTCTACCGCAATGCCCTCGCCCTGCCCAACCTCGAGTTTCAGCGCCTTGACCGCTCTGGAGGCGCCGAGCGCGACGAGGTCGTGGCTGCTGAAAACTCGCAGGCCGTCACGGCGGGCACCCCCGGCGACGGACCCACGGAGACCGAACTCGCCGCCTCGGACTTCAGCTTCAACAGCGCCGAGAGCCTCCTCCTCGACGACCGCTTCGACATCGAGACGCTGCAGCGCCAGGGCGCCGGCACCCTCGACCTGAGCGTCCGCGCCGAGCGCGCCTACGACCGCGCCATCGGCCACCTCAATGCGGCCCTCGACTACGACCCCCGGCGCTACTCGATCTACGAGCAGCTCATGAGCCTCTACGCGCTCGCCGACGACTACGAGACCGCGCTCGACGACCTGACGGAGATGTACGTCCAGTTTCCCGAGGACACTAAGATGTGGCTCTTCCTCGGCATGGCGAACCACCGCGTCCAGCGCTTCGACGCGGCGGCCCGCTGCTTCGACCGCGCCTTCGGTCTGATGAGCGACGACGAGGAAGCCGCGTTCGAAGACCTCACGCTCATCCTCCCACCCAGCGAGGTCGCAGCCTACCAGGCCGACCCCGACGCGTTCGCCCGGCGCTTCTGGACGAGCCAGAACCCACGCCTGCTCACGCCCTACAACGAGCGCAAGCTGGAGCACTACAGCCGCCTCACCTACGCTGACCTCCTCTACCGCTCCGACGACCTCGCGCTGCGTGGCTGGCAGACCGAGCGCGGCGAGCTGCACGTCCGCTACGGCGTCCCGCAGATGGACATCGTCGTCATCGGCGACTTCGCGGAGGCCCTCGGCAACTTCGGGCGCAACACGGCCGATCCGATCTGGCAGCAGAGCCTCCGCATGGCCGAACAGGCCAACCGCTTCAACATCTGGGACTATGGCGACTTTCGGTTCGTCTTCGAAGACCCGCTCCGCAACGGCGAGTTCACGCTCTACTCCCCTCCTGCTGATGTCTTCGGAGACGCAGGCGCCGGCTTCGTAGACCGCCTCGACTACGTCATCCAGGCGCGCGAGACGGTCCGCGAAACACCCGAGCGCTACGCCTACGAACCGCCCGGCCGTCAGGTCGAACTGCCGTTCCTCGTCAACAGCTTCCGCGGCGGCGACGGGCGCAGCGACGTCTACCTCCACTACGGCATCCCGCTCGCCGCGGCGCCGGACGCGAACGCCGACGTCGTCGATCTCACCATCCGCACAGGTGCCTTCCTCGTGGACGACACCTACGACGTGGTGCACGAGCGTCGCCGCACGCTCTACGGCCTCAAGACCACGCAGGTCCGCTCGTTCGAGGGCGTCACGCTCTGGGCCGACACGCAAGCCATGGAGGCTGACCCGGGTGAGCACGAGATCTCGATCGAGTTCGAGACGGCCGCAGGCGGCGCCTCGGCCGTGCAGCGCCGTCCGCTCAGCGTGCCCGACTACACCGGCTCCGACCTTGCCCTCTCCGACCTGCTGCTCGCCTTCCGCGTCGAGGAGACCGACCCGGGCATCCAGGCCCGCACCGGCGAGATCGTCCGCCGCGACCTCGTCATCGACCCGGCGCCGTGGGCGGTCTTCCGCACTGACCAGCCCATCTACCTCTACTTCGAGGTCTACAACCTCGCACAGGAGGGTGGCCAAGCTCGCTACGAAGTCGAAGCGGGGCTAGCTCCGAAAGACACGTCGCGGGGCATCGCGCGGCTTTTCAAGAGCATCTTCGGCGGGAGCGAGCAGGGCGTTGCCGTGCAGTTCCCCGTGTCGATCAACGACAGCGACGACGGGCAGTACGTCATCCTCGACGCGAGCGAGCAGGAGGCTGGGCTCTACACCCTCGCGCTGCGCGTGCGCGACACCGTCACCGGCGAAACGGTCGAGACCGACCGCGACCTGTTCCTGGAGTAG